Proteins encoded together in one Calderihabitans maritimus window:
- a CDS encoding CoB--CoM heterodisulfide reductase iron-sulfur subunit A family protein: MKRVGVFVCHCGSNIASVVDVEKVAETAKQIPGVVFATDYKYMCSEPGQEVIRKAIKEHRLDRIVVASCTPRLHEPTFRKTLESAGLNPYLLEIANIREQCSWVHSKDKEKATVKAMELVRMSVAKVLKNEPLQISSIPVTKRALVVGAGIAGMQAALDIADAGYEVLLVEREPTIGGKMAMLDKTFPTLDCSAUISTPKMVAAAQHPNIKLYTYSEVAEVSGYIGNFEVKIRQKAKYVDYEKCTGCGLCETKCPKKVPSEFNLGLGKRTAIYKPFPQAVPNKPVIDAQNCRKLTENKCGVCQKVCPVGAINYEDEDKLVTEKVGAIVMATGYDLFDWTQTYGEYGYGKYPDVITGLHFERMANASGPTEGKIVRPSDGKEPKTVVFIKCVGSRDEAKGKSYCSRACCMYTAKHAHQVLEKIPNSQAIVFYMDVRTAGKTYEEFYQRSLHEGAVYIRGRVSKIFQRGEKLIVRGEDTLLSRPVEVEADLVVLATAMVPSVGSSQLAQIVGFTTDKDGFFQEAHPKLRPVETFTAGVYVAGACQGPKDIPDTVAQASAAAAKVCALFSKDQMATDPMICSINESICSGCGLCVPVCPYKAIELKTIKERVHGKEVQRQVAAVNPGLCQGCGTCTVTCRSGAANLKGFTNEQILAEVDAICL; encoded by the coding sequence ATGAAGAGAGTTGGTGTTTTTGTATGCCACTGTGGTTCAAACATTGCAAGCGTAGTAGACGTGGAAAAAGTAGCCGAAACGGCTAAGCAAATTCCGGGAGTTGTATTTGCTACCGACTACAAGTACATGTGTTCGGAGCCGGGTCAGGAAGTAATACGTAAGGCCATTAAAGAACACCGTCTTGATCGGATAGTAGTGGCCTCCTGTACGCCGCGTCTCCATGAACCAACTTTTCGTAAGACTTTGGAAAGTGCCGGACTAAACCCCTATTTACTGGAAATAGCCAATATAAGGGAACAGTGTTCTTGGGTTCACAGTAAAGATAAGGAAAAGGCTACGGTCAAAGCTATGGAACTGGTTCGGATGAGTGTGGCTAAGGTTCTGAAAAATGAACCGTTGCAGATAAGCAGTATTCCGGTGACTAAAAGGGCGTTGGTCGTCGGCGCTGGTATTGCCGGTATGCAGGCGGCTCTGGATATCGCCGATGCCGGATATGAGGTGTTACTGGTAGAACGGGAACCGACTATAGGCGGAAAAATGGCTATGCTAGATAAGACGTTCCCTACCCTCGACTGCTCTGCCTGAATTAGCACGCCCAAGATGGTTGCTGCGGCGCAGCACCCTAATATTAAACTTTATACCTATTCAGAAGTAGCCGAAGTTTCCGGATATATAGGGAACTTCGAAGTGAAAATTCGGCAGAAGGCCAAATACGTGGACTATGAAAAATGTACCGGCTGCGGGTTGTGTGAGACCAAATGTCCCAAGAAGGTTCCCAGTGAATTCAATCTGGGTTTGGGCAAGAGAACTGCTATATATAAACCTTTCCCGCAGGCAGTACCCAACAAGCCGGTAATTGATGCCCAAAATTGCCGCAAGCTGACGGAGAACAAATGCGGCGTTTGTCAGAAGGTCTGCCCGGTGGGAGCTATTAATTACGAAGATGAGGATAAGCTAGTCACCGAGAAAGTCGGTGCCATCGTTATGGCTACCGGTTATGACCTGTTTGACTGGACGCAAACTTACGGGGAGTACGGTTACGGAAAATATCCCGATGTTATTACCGGTCTGCATTTTGAAAGAATGGCTAACGCTTCCGGTCCAACGGAAGGCAAAATTGTAAGACCTTCCGACGGAAAAGAACCTAAGACAGTAGTGTTTATCAAGTGTGTCGGCTCGCGGGATGAGGCGAAAGGTAAGAGTTATTGTTCCCGTGCCTGCTGTATGTACACGGCTAAGCATGCTCACCAGGTTCTCGAAAAAATTCCAAATTCGCAGGCTATCGTATTCTACATGGATGTCAGGACAGCAGGCAAGACTTATGAAGAATTTTATCAGCGTTCTCTGCATGAAGGAGCTGTTTATATCCGGGGACGGGTATCTAAGATATTCCAACGGGGTGAAAAATTAATAGTACGAGGGGAAGATACTCTCTTAAGCCGTCCCGTGGAGGTAGAAGCCGACCTGGTAGTGCTGGCTACCGCCATGGTACCCAGTGTGGGTTCCAGCCAGTTGGCACAAATTGTCGGCTTTACCACGGATAAGGACGGTTTCTTCCAGGAAGCTCATCCTAAGCTTCGTCCGGTAGAGACCTTTACGGCAGGAGTTTATGTGGCGGGGGCCTGCCAGGGGCCGAAGGATATTCCTGATACGGTGGCCCAGGCCAGTGCTGCTGCAGCCAAAGTCTGTGCGCTTTTCTCTAAAGACCAAATGGCTACCGATCCCATGATATGTTCAATTAACGAAAGTATCTGCTCCGGTTGCGGCCTGTGCGTACCGGTGTGTCCTTATAAGGCCATTGAGCTGAAAACAATCAAGGAAAGAGTTCATGGAAAAGAAGTGCAGCGCCAAGTAGCGGCGGTTAACCCCGGATTATGTCAGGGCTGCGGCACCTGCACGGTAACTTGCCGTTCCGGGGCTGCGAACCTGAAAGGATTTACCAACGAACAGATCCTAGCGGAGGTGGATGCGATATGTCTGTAG
- a CDS encoding hydrogenase iron-sulfur subunit, with the protein LLEYIGIDPQRFQARWISGSEGPKFAETITQLTEDIRPLGPNRKLRDEQ; encoded by the coding sequence GGTTGCTCGAATATATCGGCATAGATCCTCAGCGTTTTCAAGCCAGGTGGATTTCCGGTTCTGAGGGTCCGAAGTTTGCGGAAACCATTACCCAACTGACGGAAGACATCAGACCTCTTGGACCGAATAGGAAGTTGAGGGATGAACAATGA
- a CDS encoding 4Fe-4S dicluster domain-containing protein has protein sequence MKEVTQKMREIAKELLEKNEVEYVVGWEKGTFWYQSPPCFVRRAEEVERLVWDEFCINNLAKYLLDFKHLEGKIALFVKGCDSRGIIRLLQDNQIRRDRVVLVGIPCKGMKDVTEAAKLEEEKPEKLPLAAKCQECRYPNPLVYDYLIGEEVVATAGQEDRFSDVAELEAMSPDERYEYWVGHYDRCIRCFACRNVCPACNCRECCFDLAEPRWLGKRVVRSENQFFAITRAMHVAGRCTECGECERVCPMNIPIMKLNKKIIKDINELFGPYDAGVDLEDKPPLGKYNPDDPDQFM, from the coding sequence ATGAAGGAAGTAACTCAAAAGATGAGAGAAATTGCCAAAGAGCTTTTGGAAAAGAACGAAGTGGAATATGTAGTTGGCTGGGAGAAGGGAACTTTTTGGTATCAATCACCTCCGTGTTTTGTGCGCCGGGCGGAAGAAGTTGAGCGTCTGGTATGGGATGAGTTTTGTATTAACAATTTAGCTAAATATCTCTTGGATTTCAAGCACTTGGAAGGTAAAATAGCTCTTTTTGTAAAGGGCTGCGATTCCCGCGGTATTATTCGGTTGTTGCAGGATAACCAGATACGGCGGGATAGAGTAGTGCTGGTAGGTATACCCTGCAAGGGAATGAAAGATGTTACCGAGGCAGCTAAGTTAGAAGAAGAGAAACCGGAAAAACTTCCTCTGGCCGCCAAATGTCAGGAGTGTCGCTATCCGAATCCCTTGGTTTATGATTACCTAATCGGGGAGGAAGTAGTGGCAACAGCGGGTCAGGAGGATAGGTTTTCGGATGTAGCCGAACTGGAAGCTATGAGCCCCGACGAAAGGTACGAGTACTGGGTTGGTCATTATGACCGGTGTATCCGCTGTTTCGCCTGCCGTAATGTATGTCCGGCGTGTAACTGCCGGGAGTGCTGTTTCGATTTAGCCGAACCGCGGTGGCTCGGCAAGCGGGTTGTGCGTTCAGAAAACCAGTTTTTTGCCATTACCCGGGCTATGCACGTAGCGGGTAGGTGTACAGAATGCGGTGAATGTGAGCGGGTTTGTCCGATGAATATTCCTATAATGAAATTAAATAAGAAGATTATTAAGGATATAAATGAGCTGTTTGGTCCTTATGACGCCGGTGTGGATTTAGAGGACAAACCTCCTCTAGGGAAATACAACCCGGATGACCCGGACCAATTCATGTAG
- a CDS encoding 4Fe-4S dicluster domain-containing protein, translating to MKTIKKAKIAELLDKIAAEQTIFAPVAVEGVTRFARWGQHKGDLYLEGNSLLPPKDLLFPQTEKMYSYHVKGMTAAVDEVATTAEPQIIFGIRPCDVKSLEMLDDVFLTKGYVDEFYKSRRDNTLLVALGCRKPEPTCFCTSWGIDPAQAPGADVNAFDLGEELGFEARTEAGQKFLDAYTQFFSEASSSAPKAEECTLKVDPEGITEKLQKMFEYSLWDELYHKCLGCGICTYVCPTCHCFDIQSENRGDQGFKFRCWDSCMFSEYTRMAGGHNPRPSKKERLRNRFLHKLQYFPERYNKFACVGCGRCLSKCPVNMDITRLIDRVKEVKLDE from the coding sequence ATGAAGACTATTAAGAAAGCCAAAATTGCTGAATTACTAGATAAGATTGCTGCTGAGCAGACTATTTTCGCACCGGTGGCTGTAGAAGGAGTGACCCGCTTTGCCCGGTGGGGCCAGCATAAAGGAGATCTGTATTTGGAAGGCAATAGTCTTTTACCGCCGAAAGATCTGTTGTTCCCGCAGACGGAAAAAATGTATAGTTACCATGTGAAGGGGATGACCGCGGCGGTTGACGAAGTAGCTACTACCGCCGAACCACAGATTATTTTTGGTATTCGCCCCTGTGACGTTAAGAGCCTAGAGATGCTGGACGATGTCTTTCTGACTAAAGGTTATGTAGATGAATTTTATAAGAGCCGGCGGGACAACACTTTGCTGGTAGCCCTGGGTTGCCGCAAACCGGAACCTACTTGTTTTTGTACCTCCTGGGGAATTGATCCAGCCCAAGCCCCAGGGGCTGATGTGAATGCCTTTGATTTAGGAGAAGAACTGGGTTTTGAAGCTCGTACCGAAGCCGGCCAGAAATTTCTCGATGCCTATACACAGTTTTTCAGTGAAGCCAGCTCTTCGGCTCCGAAAGCGGAGGAATGTACCTTAAAGGTGGACCCGGAGGGCATAACGGAAAAATTACAGAAAATGTTTGAGTATTCGCTGTGGGATGAACTCTATCACAAGTGCCTGGGCTGCGGTATATGCACTTATGTTTGTCCTACCTGTCACTGTTTCGATATTCAAAGTGAAAACCGGGGAGACCAGGGTTTTAAATTCCGTTGCTGGGATTCCTGTATGTTTTCTGAGTATACCCGCATGGCCGGAGGGCATAACCCTCGACCCTCCAAAAAAGAGAGGCTGCGGAACCGTTTTCTGCATAAACTGCAATATTTCCCCGAGCGCTATAATAAATTTGCCTGTGTGGGATGCGGAAGGTGTTTGAGCAAATGCCCGGTAAACATGGATATTACCCGCCTGATCGACCGGGTTAAGGAGGTGAAGCTGGATGAGTAG
- a CDS encoding FAD/NAD(P)-binding protein, whose protein sequence is MSSHAAVTSNPLVPQIGKITKIIDETPDVKTFHVTTEQGKPFTPMPGQLAMLSLLPVGEAMFSITSQGEDHLEFSIKRVGILTDALHEAEIGQEVGIRGPYGNGFPVEDFKGKDMLFIGGGIGLAPVRSVINYCIQHREDYGHLQIIYGARSPADLVFKEDLFENWPQVKDCEVNVTVDRGDENWTGHVGFVPAFVEELAPSPENKVAVICGPPIMIKFTLQSMEKLGFKDEQIFTTLEMRMKCGIGKCGRCNIGSCYVCLDGPVFSLAQLKKMPNEY, encoded by the coding sequence ATGAGTAGCCATGCGGCTGTGACCTCCAATCCTTTGGTGCCGCAAATAGGGAAAATAACTAAGATAATTGATGAAACGCCGGATGTAAAAACTTTTCATGTAACCACTGAGCAGGGAAAACCCTTTACCCCCATGCCTGGCCAGTTGGCTATGCTATCGCTTCTTCCCGTAGGAGAAGCTATGTTTTCCATAACCAGCCAGGGAGAGGATCATTTGGAATTCAGCATCAAAAGAGTAGGGATTTTGACCGATGCCTTGCATGAAGCAGAGATTGGTCAGGAGGTAGGTATCCGGGGTCCTTACGGCAATGGTTTTCCGGTAGAGGACTTTAAGGGTAAAGATATGCTCTTTATCGGCGGAGGCATTGGATTGGCTCCCGTCCGGTCGGTAATTAACTATTGTATTCAACATAGGGAAGATTACGGTCACCTGCAGATTATTTACGGAGCCCGTAGCCCGGCCGACCTGGTTTTTAAGGAAGACCTTTTTGAAAATTGGCCCCAGGTGAAGGATTGTGAAGTTAACGTTACGGTAGATCGGGGGGACGAGAATTGGACCGGACATGTAGGCTTTGTTCCTGCCTTTGTGGAGGAGCTTGCCCCTTCGCCGGAAAACAAAGTGGCTGTTATCTGTGGTCCGCCTATTATGATTAAGTTTACCCTGCAATCTATGGAAAAGCTCGGATTTAAAGATGAACAGATTTTTACTACCCTGGAGATGCGTATGAAATGCGGGATTGGAAAGTGCGGGCGTTGCAACATTGGGAGCTGTTACGTTTGTCTCGACGGTCCTGTATTTTCCCTGGCTCAATTGAAAAAGATGCCCAACGAATATTAA
- a CDS encoding histidinol-phosphatase HisJ family protein: MLVDYHVHGMGHGEGSQTLENLSRYLDFAREQGIEEIGFAEHNWYLDQLDFSVFPRLRKVFPEIEVRVGLEIDFRPETAANLAQKLTSLPFDYLIGSVHEIGDWMFDHPDYKDQYAHWDIDELYETYFQLVARMVDSGLYDIVGHLDLIKVFGYRPRQCIKDLVNSLLHRIAKAGMVVEVNTGGLYKPVGEIYPQETILAECFRLNIPVTLGSDAHRAEDVGRDLMRAKALLRKLGYRKLAAFYRRKIYLIDL, from the coding sequence ATGCTGGTTGATTATCATGTGCATGGTATGGGACATGGAGAGGGAAGTCAAACTCTGGAAAACTTGAGTCGTTATCTGGATTTTGCCCGGGAGCAGGGGATAGAGGAAATTGGTTTTGCCGAACATAATTGGTATCTGGATCAGTTAGATTTCAGCGTTTTCCCCCGGCTGAGAAAAGTTTTTCCCGAAATTGAAGTCCGTGTAGGTCTGGAAATAGATTTTCGGCCGGAAACGGCCGCAAATTTGGCTCAAAAGCTCACTTCCCTACCCTTTGATTATTTGATAGGTTCGGTCCATGAGATCGGAGATTGGATGTTTGATCATCCTGACTACAAAGATCAATATGCCCATTGGGACATAGACGAACTTTATGAAACTTATTTTCAACTGGTGGCCCGTATGGTGGATAGCGGTTTATATGACATTGTCGGGCATTTGGATTTAATTAAAGTTTTCGGATACCGTCCCCGGCAGTGTATAAAAGACCTGGTGAACTCCCTGCTTCACCGGATAGCGAAGGCCGGCATGGTGGTGGAAGTAAACACGGGTGGCCTGTATAAGCCGGTTGGGGAAATCTATCCGCAGGAAACTATTTTAGCCGAGTGTTTTCGGTTAAACATACCGGTGACCTTGGGTTCTGATGCTCACCGAGCGGAAGACGTAGGAAGGGATCTAATGAGGGCCAAAGCTTTATTAAGAAAATTGGGGTACCGAAAGCTGGCAGCATTTTACCGAAGAAAAATCTACCTGATAGATTTGTAA
- a CDS encoding sodium:calcium antiporter: MIDVAWLLVSLGIILLGAEFFTNSIEWLGKKLNLSEGAVGSILAAVGTALPESMIPIIAILFGAGEAGEEIGIGAILGAPFMLSTLAFFIAGMAVVMHAKRRPDFPSMNIDPSVITRDLGFFLLVYAVAVLASLIRLGFLRMIISLGLVAAYAIYAYQTVNEEKTLGEEHDLSPLFFQRNRQEPDLIMILVQVLTSLAIIVGGAHLFVRGIEHLAVRLGTPPFVLSLIIAPVATELPEKFNSIIWIGKGKDTLALGNITGAMVFQSSLIPALGITLTEWKLSPGALVSAILALTSTAVVYWYTYRKKRLTPFVLMWGGLFYLVFIVLVLGRIII, encoded by the coding sequence ATGATAGATGTCGCTTGGTTGCTAGTAAGCCTGGGGATTATTCTCCTGGGGGCGGAGTTTTTTACCAACAGCATTGAATGGTTAGGGAAGAAGCTTAATCTCTCCGAGGGCGCAGTTGGTAGTATCCTGGCGGCTGTAGGGACGGCTTTGCCGGAGTCCATGATACCGATTATCGCTATTCTTTTTGGGGCCGGAGAAGCAGGCGAAGAAATCGGAATTGGAGCCATCCTGGGGGCCCCCTTTATGTTGAGTACGCTGGCTTTTTTTATCGCCGGTATGGCAGTAGTTATGCATGCCAAAAGACGACCCGATTTCCCGTCGATGAATATTGACCCCTCCGTTATAACCCGGGACCTGGGCTTCTTCCTGCTGGTATATGCAGTTGCCGTATTGGCCAGCCTGATCAGGCTCGGTTTTTTAAGAATGATTATATCGCTGGGATTGGTAGCGGCTTATGCTATCTACGCCTATCAAACAGTTAACGAAGAAAAAACGCTCGGTGAAGAACATGATTTAAGCCCTCTTTTTTTCCAAAGAAACCGGCAAGAGCCCGATTTAATAATGATTCTGGTTCAGGTATTGACCAGTCTTGCCATCATCGTTGGTGGAGCCCATCTTTTTGTCCGGGGTATTGAACATTTGGCGGTGCGATTGGGAACGCCGCCGTTTGTTTTGTCTCTGATTATCGCTCCTGTCGCTACGGAACTCCCGGAAAAGTTTAATAGTATTATCTGGATTGGGAAGGGAAAAGATACTCTGGCTCTGGGGAACATCACCGGCGCTATGGTATTTCAAAGTTCGCTGATTCCTGCTCTAGGCATTACCCTGACCGAGTGGAAATTGAGTCCGGGAGCCTTGGTGAGTGCCATTCTGGCCTTGACTTCGACTGCTGTGGTCTACTGGTATACTTACCGAAAGAAACGACTGACACCTTTTGTTCTCATGTGGGGCGGTCTTTTCTATTTAGTATTTATAGTCCTTGTCTTAGGACGAATAATTATTTAG
- a CDS encoding RidA family protein, which translates to MSYEEKLREMGLSLPEAPAPVAAYVPAVLVDGYVYTSGQLPFVNGLLKYKGKVGRELTEEQGYEAARICALNCLSVIRSVVGTLDKIDRVVKVTGFVSSAPGFNRQPQVVNGASELLGKVFGEAGRHARSAVGVAELPLDAPVEIEMIVKLR; encoded by the coding sequence GTGTCATATGAAGAAAAACTGCGGGAAATGGGTCTTAGTTTACCGGAAGCTCCCGCCCCGGTCGCAGCCTATGTTCCGGCCGTATTGGTTGACGGTTATGTTTATACCTCGGGACAACTTCCCTTTGTTAACGGTTTACTGAAATACAAGGGCAAGGTGGGCCGGGAGCTTACGGAAGAACAGGGCTACGAGGCTGCGAGAATCTGTGCACTTAACTGCTTAAGTGTCATCAGGAGTGTGGTGGGCACTTTGGACAAAATTGATAGAGTGGTGAAAGTTACCGGTTTCGTAAGCAGTGCGCCGGGCTTTAACCGCCAACCCCAGGTCGTAAACGGAGCTTCGGAGTTGTTAGGGAAGGTATTCGGTGAGGCCGGACGCCACGCCCGGTCCGCAGTAGGTGTGGCGGAACTACCGTTAGATGCTCCCGTGGAGATAGAAATGATAGTAAAACTTCGTTAG
- a CDS encoding LysE family transporter — protein MLNLWGIFASAFVVGLSGAMMPGPLFTVTVNESVRRGARAGGEVTLGHGILESLLVVGLIFGLSDILTLPLVSRTTAVLGGAVLVWFGYGIIGEAIKGLLSFSAATTQEITTGETKPLISWSTVVAGMVTSIANPYWILWWATIGVAFVTQALGQGTAGLVSFFAGHIAADLSWYLLVAVAAATGKRFLSDRIYRGILVICGLFLVVLALYFMYAGFSGNIIAGGD, from the coding sequence TTGTTAAATTTATGGGGAATATTCGCTTCGGCTTTTGTTGTCGGGTTGTCGGGAGCTATGATGCCCGGACCTTTATTTACCGTTACCGTTAATGAAAGTGTCCGGCGGGGAGCCAGAGCAGGAGGAGAGGTTACTTTAGGCCATGGAATTTTAGAATCACTTCTGGTAGTTGGACTTATATTCGGGCTGTCCGACATCTTAACGCTTCCTCTAGTGAGCCGGACAACAGCGGTACTTGGGGGAGCGGTGCTGGTCTGGTTCGGGTACGGGATAATTGGCGAAGCTATTAAAGGTCTGTTATCCTTTAGCGCTGCGACAACTCAAGAAATTACAACTGGGGAAACTAAGCCATTAATCTCCTGGTCTACAGTGGTAGCAGGGATGGTAACCAGTATTGCCAATCCATACTGGATTTTGTGGTGGGCTACCATTGGAGTTGCTTTCGTCACCCAAGCCCTGGGACAAGGCACCGCAGGTCTGGTTTCTTTTTTCGCCGGTCATATAGCGGCTGACCTCTCATGGTACCTGTTGGTGGCAGTAGCTGCAGCTACCGGAAAGCGTTTTCTGTCCGATAGAATTTACCGGGGGATTTTAGTCATCTGCGGGCTCTTCTTAGTCGTTTTGGCCCTGTATTTCATGTATGCGGGGTTTTCCGGAAATATTATCGCGGGAGGGGATTAG
- a CDS encoding YlbF family regulator gives MLPYDKAYELAKALAQSEEYKNYLQAKEKLERDDKNLKMLQEFKRRQLAIQMAELAGQEVDEEQIEQVERLYEIISLNPVINEFLTAEYRFSRMMADIQNIINEAISAWFELEDKNDYIN, from the coding sequence ATGTTGCCTTATGATAAAGCCTATGAGCTTGCTAAGGCCCTCGCCCAGTCCGAAGAATATAAAAACTATCTTCAGGCGAAAGAAAAACTGGAGCGAGATGATAAAAACCTGAAGATGCTTCAGGAATTTAAACGAAGACAACTGGCCATCCAAATGGCTGAATTAGCCGGACAGGAGGTGGATGAGGAACAGATAGAACAGGTAGAGCGGCTGTACGAAATAATTAGTCTGAATCCCGTCATTAACGAATTTTTAACTGCTGAATATCGTTTTTCCAGAATGATGGCCGATATACAAAACATAATCAACGAAGCGATTAGTGCCTGGTTTGAGCTGGAAGATAAAAATGACTATATAAATTGA
- a CDS encoding Fur family transcriptional regulator: MPKAKRMTKQKQTILEILRSTTCHPTADWIYEQARKKLPDISLGTVYRNLNVLRDEGEIMELNYGSTFSRFDGNPRNHYHFVCESCGQVYDVDYPVQNQLEKVIEEKTGARVQYHRLEFYGICSACLENKDGQPS, from the coding sequence ATGCCGAAGGCTAAACGGATGACAAAACAAAAGCAGACTATTTTGGAAATTTTACGAAGCACAACGTGTCATCCTACTGCGGACTGGATTTACGAGCAGGCCCGTAAAAAGCTTCCGGATATCAGTTTAGGCACTGTTTACCGTAATCTGAACGTTCTGCGAGACGAAGGGGAAATTATGGAGTTGAATTATGGCAGCACCTTCAGCAGGTTTGACGGGAATCCCCGTAATCATTATCATTTTGTGTGTGAAAGTTGCGGGCAGGTGTACGATGTGGATTATCCGGTACAAAATCAGTTGGAAAAAGTAATAGAGGAAAAAACCGGAGCCCGTGTTCAGTATCACCGCCTGGAATTTTACGGTATTTGCTCGGCCTGTCTAGAAAACAAAGATGGACAGCCCAGTTAA
- the bshC gene encoding bacillithiol biosynthesis cysteine-adding enzyme BshC, which produces MKILEWPLALEDTLYDYYIHDYSRVASLFSYSPYESDSFLRRYRKVVASFALDRGRLVEALHSYNRAVGAGSLTMFHLEKLLQPEAVAVVTGQQAGIFTGPLYTIYKTITAVSLAQRLEEDLQVPVVPVFWIASEDHDWEEVNHINFVDRNGRLRRQQLDCTPTKRISVGNIWAKEDMEKALQELVELTPEGPWKETIVQELQGIIRRSSSLAEAFSLIMNYLFRQYGLIFLDPMLPELRRLQVPVFLRAVKQVESVNRALIAVSRRIEEMGMVPALQKEPDHAHLFYYHEGERRPLFINNGALEVRGPTVISFALEEIERLIADRPWDFSPDVVLRPVVQDYLLPTVAYVAGPGEIAYLAQLREVHQMLSQELPVIYPRFRLTLLSSEQHALLHHFNLDPGKLMEDWDSCQKQVAQRLDEIGISAAFDRAREGMRQHYRSLLENIKSINPNLEKLSEKNWSYIDYQLKYLEKKAWQYHRRNYRSIFQSLEEIRQLLFPRGRPQEMVLNGIPYLFKYGPGLVRELLENLALESFEHKLVILEEEGNGKAGAG; this is translated from the coding sequence ATGAAGATACTGGAATGGCCGCTGGCACTAGAAGATACGCTTTATGATTACTACATCCACGACTACTCGCGAGTGGCATCCTTATTTTCTTATTCGCCTTATGAATCAGATTCCTTTCTTCGCCGGTACCGCAAAGTAGTGGCCTCGTTTGCTTTGGATAGAGGTCGCCTGGTAGAAGCTCTTCATTCCTACAACCGGGCTGTAGGAGCAGGATCCCTCACCATGTTCCACCTGGAAAAACTTTTGCAGCCCGAAGCGGTAGCAGTGGTTACCGGGCAGCAGGCCGGAATCTTCACTGGCCCTTTATATACCATCTATAAAACAATTACAGCTGTTTCCCTTGCTCAACGGTTGGAGGAAGACCTACAGGTACCGGTAGTCCCGGTTTTCTGGATAGCGAGCGAAGATCACGACTGGGAAGAAGTCAATCATATTAATTTTGTGGACCGGAATGGTCGCTTGCGGCGTCAGCAGTTAGATTGCACTCCTACCAAGCGAATTTCGGTTGGGAATATTTGGGCAAAGGAGGATATGGAAAAGGCGCTGCAAGAGCTGGTTGAACTGACTCCGGAAGGGCCTTGGAAAGAGACGATAGTTCAGGAACTCCAGGGGATTATCCGCCGATCCAGTTCACTGGCGGAAGCTTTTTCCCTCATTATGAATTACTTGTTCCGGCAGTACGGTCTTATTTTTCTGGACCCCATGCTTCCGGAGTTGAGGCGGTTACAGGTTCCCGTCTTCCTACGGGCTGTGAAACAGGTAGAGTCGGTTAACCGGGCGTTGATTGCTGTTTCCCGCAGGATTGAGGAAATGGGGATGGTACCTGCCCTGCAGAAAGAGCCGGACCATGCCCACCTCTTTTACTACCATGAGGGAGAGCGGAGGCCTCTTTTTATTAATAACGGGGCTTTAGAAGTTCGAGGTCCGACGGTAATCTCCTTTGCGCTGGAGGAAATAGAAAGACTTATAGCTGACCGGCCTTGGGATTTCAGCCCGGACGTTGTACTGCGGCCGGTAGTCCAGGATTATTTGCTCCCGACGGTAGCTTATGTAGCCGGGCCCGGTGAAATCGCTTACCTGGCCCAGCTGCGGGAGGTTCACCAGATGTTAAGTCAGGAATTACCGGTAATTTACCCTCGGTTTCGTTTAACTCTGTTAAGTTCAGAACAGCATGCCTTATTGCATCATTTTAACCTGGACCCGGGGAAGCTAATGGAAGATTGGGATTCATGCCAGAAGCAAGTTGCCCAACGGTTGGATGAAATAGGCATCAGTGCTGCTTTCGACCGGGCGAGAGAGGGGATGAGGCAACATTATCGCAGTCTACTGGAAAACATTAAAAGTATTAATCCCAACTTGGAGAAGTTAAGTGAAAAAAATTGGAGTTACATAGATTACCAGTTAAAATATTTGGAAAAAAAGGCTTGGCAGTATCACCGCAGGAATTATCGGAGCATTTTTCAGTCCTTGGAAGAGATTCGGCAGTTGCTTTTTCCCCGGGGCCGTCCTCAGGAAATGGTGTTGAACGGAATTCCATACTTGTTTAAGTATGGTCCCGGGCTGGTGCGGGAGCTGTTGGAAAATCTAGCGTTAGAGAGTTTTGAACACAAACTAGTTATATTGGAGGAGGAAGGGAATGGAAAGGCTGGAGCAGGTTGA